The proteins below are encoded in one region of Clostridium pasteurianum DSM 525 = ATCC 6013:
- a CDS encoding minor capsid protein translates to MEDNDLSKGIKDIRVEMEQKVVAPINTILKEYKKSLENIKNEIAQLYLKYSVDGVLKVSEKQRANVLLYIEKKLIEEMRKLGDVDEKETTGLLKEVFGESYYKTAYEIDRGMDINLKFPLLTTEFIESAIKMPIKGEMFSDRIWSNKKKLLNRVRDDVKSAVIEGIPIDKLAAQIKKDYGVSAYESRRLIYNEVARCVGSAQDEIYTKTDAVVEVMFDATLDNKTSKICIGLDGKRFSKDEHPIIPEDTHINCRSCIIPVVEGWNPTVKRENIKGKDGEKPIIDYTDYESWVESRGIDK, encoded by the coding sequence ATGGAGGACAATGATTTAAGTAAAGGTATTAAAGATATAAGAGTTGAGATGGAACAGAAAGTAGTAGCGCCAATAAATACAATTCTCAAAGAATATAAGAAAAGCCTTGAAAATATAAAAAATGAAATAGCTCAGTTATATTTAAAATATTCAGTAGATGGAGTTTTAAAAGTCAGTGAAAAGCAAAGAGCTAATGTGTTACTGTATATAGAAAAGAAACTTATTGAAGAAATGAGGAAGCTTGGAGATGTAGATGAAAAAGAAACTACAGGATTACTCAAAGAAGTTTTTGGTGAAAGCTATTATAAAACAGCCTATGAGATAGATAGAGGAATGGATATTAATTTAAAATTCCCACTGCTTACCACTGAATTTATTGAGAGTGCAATTAAAATGCCAATAAAAGGAGAAATGTTCTCAGATAGGATTTGGTCAAATAAGAAGAAGCTATTAAATAGAGTGAGAGATGATGTCAAAAGTGCAGTTATTGAAGGAATACCAATTGATAAATTAGCAGCTCAAATAAAAAAAGATTATGGAGTAAGTGCATATGAATCAAGAAGACTTATTTACAATGAAGTGGCAAGATGTGTAGGGTCAGCACAGGATGAAATATATACAAAAACTGATGCAGTTGTAGAAGTAATGTTCGATGCTACGTTAGATAATAAAACATCTAAAATATGTATAGGTTTAGATGGGAAAAGATTTTCTAAAGATGAACATCCTATAATTCCAGAAGATACTCATATAAATTGTCGTTCGTGTATAATTCCAGTAGTTGAAGGTTGGAATCCAACAGTTAAAAGAGAAAATATAAAAGGAAAGGATGGAGAAAAACCTATTATTGATTATACTGATTATGAATCATGGGTTGAAAGCAGGGGGATTGATAAATGA
- a CDS encoding head-tail connector protein: MLEEIKTLLGISDNAKDELINLYIRKAETMIKNYLNKDISDFSIYQDAVNEYAVLCFNKKGNEGLKQYAQGSKSGTYTNDLPDSVKALLPMPRIKMKG; the protein is encoded by the coding sequence ATGCTGGAAGAAATAAAAACACTGCTTGGTATTTCAGATAACGCTAAAGATGAACTAATAAATCTTTATATTAGAAAAGCTGAGACCATGATTAAGAATTATCTAAATAAAGATATTAGTGATTTTTCAATTTATCAGGATGCAGTAAATGAATATGCTGTACTTTGTTTTAATAAAAAGGGAAATGAAGGACTAAAGCAATATGCTCAGGGTTCAAAGAGCGGAACATACACTAATGATTTGCCTGATTCTGTGAAAGCACTGCTGCCTATGCCCAGGATTAAAATGAAGGGGTGA
- a CDS encoding distal tail protein Dit has translation MLSFNFNSKDSFNDYGIYVLQNPSILSPKRRVTTSNIPGRNSSLRYDENTYEDITISVSCGVKDDSIADKIDDIKGWLIGAGESELIFDFQPNKKYIAQVVNSIDFAQSIEIFSEFPIIFNCRPFKYAVDNSIITMTSSGIINNIGTIYSEPKIKVFGSGDINLNIGSQVINLIGINNYIIIDSVLQDCYDDNGSNLNNKMNGEFPIFNAGDNNISWTGSVTKLEITPNWRWL, from the coding sequence ATGCTCAGTTTTAATTTTAATAGTAAAGATAGTTTTAATGATTATGGTATTTATGTTCTTCAAAATCCATCTATTTTGTCTCCCAAGAGGAGAGTGACCACCAGCAATATACCAGGAAGAAATTCATCATTAAGATATGATGAAAACACCTATGAGGATATTACTATTTCTGTCAGCTGTGGTGTAAAAGATGACAGCATTGCAGATAAGATTGATGACATAAAGGGCTGGCTTATAGGAGCAGGAGAAAGTGAACTTATCTTTGATTTTCAGCCTAATAAAAAATACATAGCCCAAGTAGTGAACTCCATTGACTTTGCTCAGTCCATTGAGATTTTTAGTGAGTTTCCAATAATATTTAACTGCAGACCTTTTAAATACGCAGTAGACAATTCTATTATAACCATGACTTCTTCAGGAATAATAAATAACATAGGAACAATATATTCGGAACCTAAAATAAAAGTTTTTGGCAGTGGAGATATAAATTTAAATATAGGTTCACAGGTTATAAATCTAATAGGAATAAATAACTACATAATAATAGATTCGGTTTTGCAGGACTGCTATGATGACAATGGCAGTAACTTAAATAATAAAATGAATGGAGAATTTCCTATATTTAATGCAGGGGATAACAATATATCTTGGACAGGCAGTGTTACTAAATTAGAAATTACACCTAACTGGCGGTGGTTATAA
- a CDS encoding major capsid protein, translating into MANIFDLVNSKEIGTYYTNNPSNSVPYLGATLFPSKKQLGLDLSWIKGANELPVALMPSAFDTKATLRDRVGFSKIETEMPFFREAMRIGEKDRQEINKAAGASNSQYIMPIIQKIYDDVNGLVQGAEVNNERMRMQLLSTGKILITANRVNLDYDYKFKAAHKETLLTTARWSDSENSTPVEDIMRWQKVIEDDTGEKPTRAICSLKTWNYLMVNKSIKLDLNPIGGQNVIVTDAMLKQYFQTKLGLSIAVYNKKYALQDGSTNQFFPDDIFTLIPEGNLGNTYYGTTPEESDLMSGNTDAQVQIVNTGVAVTTIKIPHPVNVETIVSEIAMPSFERIDSIFIATVHA; encoded by the coding sequence ATGGCAAACATATTTGATTTAGTAAACTCAAAGGAAATAGGTACATATTATACAAACAATCCATCTAATTCAGTTCCATACTTAGGAGCTACATTGTTTCCAAGTAAGAAGCAGTTAGGACTTGATTTATCATGGATTAAAGGAGCAAATGAATTACCTGTAGCTTTGATGCCTTCAGCTTTTGATACAAAGGCAACGCTAAGAGACAGAGTAGGTTTTTCAAAGATTGAGACTGAAATGCCATTCTTTAGGGAAGCCATGAGAATTGGAGAAAAAGATAGACAGGAAATAAACAAGGCAGCAGGGGCATCAAATTCACAGTACATAATGCCAATAATTCAGAAAATATATGATGATGTTAACGGTCTTGTTCAAGGAGCAGAGGTCAATAATGAGAGAATGAGAATGCAGTTATTGAGTACTGGAAAAATTCTTATTACAGCTAACAGAGTAAATTTAGATTATGACTATAAATTTAAGGCAGCTCATAAGGAAACTCTGCTTACAACAGCTAGATGGAGTGATAGTGAAAACTCAACTCCTGTAGAGGATATTATGAGATGGCAGAAGGTTATTGAAGATGATACAGGAGAAAAGCCAACAAGAGCTATTTGTTCACTTAAAACTTGGAATTATTTAATGGTGAATAAATCTATAAAATTAGATTTAAATCCAATAGGTGGACAAAATGTTATTGTGACAGATGCTATGCTTAAACAATATTTTCAGACTAAGCTTGGACTTTCTATTGCTGTATACAATAAAAAGTATGCACTTCAAGATGGAAGTACTAATCAGTTCTTTCCTGATGATATTTTTACATTAATACCAGAAGGAAATCTTGGGAATACATACTATGGCACTACTCCAGAAGAATCAGATTTAATGAGTGGAAACACAGATGCACAGGTTCAAATTGTAAATACAGGAGTTGCTGTTACTACAATAAAGATACCTCATCCAGTAAATGTTGAAACTATTGTAAGTGAAATAGCTATGCCTTCATTTGAGAGGATTGACAGCATTTTTATAGCAACAGTACATGCATAA
- a CDS encoding HK97-gp10 family putative phage morphogenesis protein, which translates to MGYKSYKDKVLKALDEAKKDACETIGAFVVAEAKLRTPVLTGNLKRSETFEVMSDNKGVIVGSTPNAPYDIWVEKGTESQKAKPHWEPAVMENISKIEQLTGYKIKEKMSGD; encoded by the coding sequence ATGGGATATAAGAGTTATAAGGATAAAGTGTTAAAAGCTTTAGATGAAGCAAAAAAGGATGCCTGTGAAACTATAGGAGCTTTTGTTGTAGCAGAAGCAAAGCTTAGAACTCCTGTGCTTACTGGTAATTTAAAGAGATCAGAAACCTTTGAGGTAATGAGTGATAACAAGGGAGTAATTGTTGGAAGTACTCCAAATGCACCTTACGATATCTGGGTTGAAAAGGGGACTGAATCTCAGAAAGCTAAGCCTCACTGGGAGCCAGCAGTTATGGAGAATATTTCAAAAATAGAACAGCTTACAGGATATAAAATTAAAGAAAAGATGAGTGGTGATTAA
- a CDS encoding capsid assembly scaffolding protein Gp46 family protein — MEENKEQQNTEGTENLDTQGDKDINIEGILNHPEFKKYMESYADKRVSDAVKTTEKKLKTKFEEEKKKSEMTQEELLQQKENELRDRELKLEKIQYFKDKQYDLDLLDFVFGEDIEAIKENSDMLVANINKVIEQKVNERLKGGYVPPKNDDSKSSNTDSIGLRLAKQIDESQKRAVESQNQYFK, encoded by the coding sequence ATGGAAGAAAACAAAGAACAACAAAATACTGAGGGCACAGAAAATCTGGACACTCAAGGGGATAAGGATATTAATATTGAAGGAATATTAAACCATCCTGAATTCAAAAAGTATATGGAGTCTTATGCTGATAAAAGAGTTTCAGACGCAGTAAAGACTACTGAGAAAAAGCTTAAAACAAAATTTGAGGAGGAAAAGAAAAAATCAGAAATGACTCAAGAGGAGCTTTTACAGCAGAAAGAAAATGAATTAAGAGACAGAGAACTTAAGTTAGAAAAAATCCAGTATTTCAAGGATAAACAATATGACCTTGATTTACTGGATTTTGTTTTTGGTGAGGATATTGAAGCTATTAAGGAAAATTCAGATATGCTGGTAGCTAACATTAATAAGGTTATTGAACAGAAAGTAAATGAAAGACTTAAGGGTGGCTATGTTCCACCAAAGAATGATGACAGTAAAAGTAGCAATACAGACAGCATTGGATTAAGACTTGCAAAACAAATTGATGAAAGTCAGAAAAGGGCTGTAGAAAGCCAAAACCAATATTTTAAATAA